DNA from Verrucomicrobiota bacterium:
GCTTGCCTTTCTCGAAACGCGACAGCACCCCATCCGTCTGGCTCATGCTGTATGAGTTATCCAGAATCAGGACGCCGGTGACTTTGCCGCCAAGAAAGTTCGTCGCGGACGACCGCAGCGCCGGGCGGGCCAGCGCCAGCGCGATCAACGCCACCAGCACGCACCGCAGGATGAGCAAAATTAAATCCTCAATGCGCATGCGCTTTTGATTCTGCTCAACGCTGGTCTTGAGAAAGCGCATGGCCGCCCACACCACGCGCTGGAACCGGCGGCGGTTCAGTAAATGAATGATGATGGGCACCGCGATGGCGGTGACACCGAACAACAGCCCTAGATTTAAAAACGTCATGGCACGTTATTTCACCGTCGTCCGGGCACGGAAGGCCAGGTACCCGCTCAGCACCTCGGCCAGGGAATGCGCGGTGTTCACGAGCACATAATGGCTCCGATTTTTCTCGCAGCCTTCCCGCAACCGCTTGCGAAACGCCTCGACTTCGGCCAGGTAACTTTTGCGGATTTCGTTCGGCCGGGTCAGGATTTTGGGATGCTGTTCCAATCCGATGAATTCGACCAATCCACGGAAGGGAAACTCCAATTCATGCGGATCCATGACGTGAAACAGAATCACTTCATGGCCGCAGAAACGCAAATGCTGGATGCCGTCCAGAATCTTGTCTTCGTCATCGAAACAATCGCTGATGAGGATGACGATGCCTTTGCGGCGCACCTTGATGGCGGCATCATGGAGGATGTCGGCAATGTTGGTCTTCGCCTTGGGCTCAAACGCCGCCAGCTTCTCCATGATGGTCATGAGCGTGGCGCGATTATCGCTGCGCGGCACGTAATGACGCAATTCCTGGTCAAAAATGGTGAGAGAAACAGCGTCACGTTGCAGAATCACCAGGTAGGCCAGGCACGCTGCCATCATTTTGGCGTAATGTAATTTGGTAATCTTACCCGAGCCATACTGCATGGACTCGCTGCCATCCACCAGCAGGTGCGCGACATAATTGGTCTCCTGCTCGTATTGCTTGATGTAATAGCGGTCGGTGCGCCCCAGGACTTTCCAATCCAGATGCCGGGTGTCGTCCCCGGCGGTGTATTCGCGATGCTGCGCGAACTCGATGGCAAAGCCGCGAAACGGCGACTTGTGCTCGCCCGCCATGTAGCCCTCCACGATAAAACGGGCGTTGAGCCCCAGCATTTCCGCGTGGGAAACCGTCTTGGGATCAAGCAATTGGCTGGCGAGCTTTTCCATCCGGCGTGATTAAGATTGGAATCGGGCAGCCTCGCTTAGGCCAGCTTCTGATGCTGCGGAACGGTTTCCAAAATCTTGCGCGTGATGTCATCCGTGGTGACGCCTTCGCTCTGTGCGGCGAAGTTGGGCGCAATGCGGTGCCGCATGATGGGCAGCGCCACGGCGGCGACATCCTCGCAACTCACATAGTTCTGGCCGTTCAACATGGCCCGCGCTTTGGCGGCCATGATCAGGTTCAGGCTGGCGCGCGGCCCGGCGCCCCACGTGAGCCACTTCTTGCAGAAATCCAGCGCCTCCGGCTGCTTGATGCGGGTCACGCGCACAATGCGCTCCGCGTAGGCATACACATGATCCGCCACCGGCATGCGCCGCACCACCTGCTGCAATTGCAGGATATCCTCCGCACTCAACACCGCCTCCAACTTGGTCTCAACCACACTGGTGGCCATCTTCATAATCTGCAACTCTTCCGCCGTGCTGGGATAATCCACCATGATCAGGAACATGAAACGATCCAGTTGCGCTTCCGGCAGCGGATATGTGCCTTCCTGCTCAATCGGGTTTTGCGTCGCCAGCACAAAGAAGGGGCTGGGCAATTTGTGATCCACGCCGCCCACGCTCACCTTGCGCTCCTGCATCGCCTCAAGCATGGCGGCCTGCGTCTTGGGCGGGGTACGATTGATTTCGTCCGCCAACACCACGTTGGCAAAGATCGGCCCTTGCAAAAACTTGAACGTGCGCTCGCCGGTGACGGGATTCTGGTAAATCACCTCGGTGCCAGTGATATCGCTGGGCATCAGGTCGGGAGTAAATTGGATGCGTTTGAAGGTCAGATGCATCGTTTGCGCCAGCGTGGAAATGAGCAGGGTTTTGGCCAACCCCGGCACCCCCACCAGCAAGGCATGACTGCGGGTGAAGATGGCGATCAGCACCTGGTCAATCACCGCATCCTGCCCGACGATCACCTTGGACAACTCGCCCTTGATGGCCGTGTACGCGGCCTTGAGCCGCTCAATGGCCTGCAAATCCTCGTCACTGACCGGTGGAACTGGCGATGCAACCGGGTCGGCCACAGCGGTTTCCTCAGGTTTACCGCCCAATTTGACGCGCACACGCACTGGCGCATTGGCACTGCCCGATTCAGGGGCGGCCCCCGTACTGTTCTTATCGTCGCTCATATAATAATTAAAACATGCCGGCTCAGGTGACAGGATACATAACGATCCCGCCAAAGCACCAAACCGGGCGAATGATGGGAAAGTTTTTAGCGTACCAACCGCCAATGTCAATCATATCACATCGGCTACCCAGCGCGCGCAGGGCTGCCTCAAGCTCGGTTTGGTTCAAGCCGGAAGCGGCTGTTCAGGGGTTCCCATTGCAGCGGTATTACCCGAACGCAAGTGAATCCGTTAAGCCGATTCCCTCAGCCGGATTATGAAATTCTCTCCCCGAGGGAGAGGAAACAGGTGAGGGGGTACGGAACCACAGACCCTGCCCACCTCGTAGTATTCGTAACGCACCAACGCGCTTGATGAAGCCCTGGTTTCTGGATTTCTGGAATCCCGCCTCACTGCGGTTCGACGACTTTCAGCCCCGGCACATAATCGAAGTGACGCCGATTGAACGTCGCTACTTCGCTACCACGCTCCAACGCCGTGGCGGCCACAATGACATCGTAGGCACTGATCATGTTGCCCTTTGCTTCGAGTTCAGCCCAGATTCGAGCGTGCTCACGAGCGGTGCTCTCCGTGTATGGGAGGATGGGCAACGAGGCAAGCATGGCCTGCAAATACTGCTGGCGCCGCGCCTTTTGCATGCCGGTAGCCCGTTCAACTCCATGCCAAAGCTCGGCCACGGTAATGGCAGCAATCTCAAATGCTTCATCGGGCTGGCGCTCCAACCACCCTTTGAGATCAAACATTCCCTTTTCACCCCGGATGATAACATCCGCATCAAGGATTATTGCCATTTGTCAGTCGGGGTTTG
Protein-coding regions in this window:
- a CDS encoding DUF58 domain-containing protein, with the translated sequence MEKLASQLLDPKTVSHAEMLGLNARFIVEGYMAGEHKSPFRGFAIEFAQHREYTAGDDTRHLDWKVLGRTDRYYIKQYEQETNYVAHLLVDGSESMQYGSGKITKLHYAKMMAACLAYLVILQRDAVSLTIFDQELRHYVPRSDNRATLMTIMEKLAAFEPKAKTNIADILHDAAIKVRRKGIVILISDCFDDEDKILDGIQHLRFCGHEVILFHVMDPHELEFPFRGLVEFIGLEQHPKILTRPNEIRKSYLAEVEAFRKRLREGCEKNRSHYVLVNTAHSLAEVLSGYLAFRARTTVK
- a CDS encoding MoxR family ATPase, whose product is MSDDKNSTGAAPESGSANAPVRVRVKLGGKPEETAVADPVASPVPPVSDEDLQAIERLKAAYTAIKGELSKVIVGQDAVIDQVLIAIFTRSHALLVGVPGLAKTLLISTLAQTMHLTFKRIQFTPDLMPSDITGTEVIYQNPVTGERTFKFLQGPIFANVVLADEINRTPPKTQAAMLEAMQERKVSVGGVDHKLPSPFFVLATQNPIEQEGTYPLPEAQLDRFMFLIMVDYPSTAEELQIMKMATSVVETKLEAVLSAEDILQLQQVVRRMPVADHVYAYAERIVRVTRIKQPEALDFCKKWLTWGAGPRASLNLIMAAKARAMLNGQNYVSCEDVAAVALPIMRHRIAPNFAAQSEGVTTDDITRKILETVPQHQKLA
- a CDS encoding PIN domain-containing protein, with the protein product MAIILDADVIIRGEKGMFDLKGWLERQPDEAFEIAAITVAELWHGVERATGMQKARRQQYLQAMLASLPILPYTESTAREHARIWAELEAKGNMISAYDVIVAATALERGSEVATFNRRHFDYVPGLKVVEPQ